In Pseudorasbora parva isolate DD20220531a chromosome 9, ASM2467924v1, whole genome shotgun sequence, the following proteins share a genomic window:
- the apol1 gene encoding apolipoprotein L1 isoform X1, with protein sequence MDREHCKIDDNCGEQSTAEQGMEKTQEFLEPTNKPDVKQSKSMQDMGSGLDAESSVDVESQPTHRQGNSNEVLKKIPDTVAETPGEEENTKQQGQKKKPKNPFMPPAAAKKKTTQKKNENQYEGSGSDLAETKGHKKSLMEWLDDFRLSENEREDEEDLDGLMDWWNTVEQWEDMPKSDDMTEKEEAKAFAVTAEKVQKGIRVFNKLFSERAEGLWQHVIDLHAIADGLDRFNKKTKIAQITGGSTSAVGGVATITGLILAPFTMGTSLIVTAVGLGVAMAGGLTSASAGISSTVNNSMDRKKVERIVEDYQTKMADLNKCMKFIKQGITNLRKFNLNKMKKHAYNRDFPCFDNIYEDGAMAGKAILTNANEIMRVMQIANVAGTTAARAVQIASISTGVLTGLFVGMDIYFVAKDSHELKNGAKSEFAAKIREVADQLQEGLVELNCIRNELQLTTTLKEEKPL encoded by the exons ATGGACAGAGAACATTGTAAAATCGATGACAACTGTGGCGAGCAGTCCACTGCTGAA CAGggcatggaaaaaacacaagaGTTCTTGGAGCCCACTAATAAACCTGACGTTAAACAGTCAAAATCCATGCAG GATATGGGTTCTGGTTTAGATGCAGAGTCatctgttgatgttgagagccAACCAACTCATAGGCAG GGCAATAGCAATGAGGTCCTCAAAAAGATTCCTGACACAGTGGCTGAGACACCTGGAGAAGAGGAAAATACAAAA CAACAAGGACAAAAGAAAAAACCCAAAAATCCATTTATGCCCCCGGCTGCAGCAAAG aaaaaaacaacGCAGAAGAAGAATGAAAACCAATATGAAGGCAGTGGCAGTGACCTTGCAGAG ACTAAAGGCCACAAGAAGTCCCTCATGGAATGGCTAGATGACTTCCGTTTAAGTGAAAATGAGAGGGAGGATGAGGAG GATCTTGATGGCCTCATGGATTGGTGGAACACTGTGGAAC AATGGGAGGACATGCCCAAAAGTGACGACATGACAGAGAAAGAGGAAGCCAA GGCTTTTGCTGTAACTGCTGAGAAGGTGCAAAAAGGCATACGCGTGTTTAATAAACTTTTCTCAGAGAGAGCTGAAGGACTTTGGCAGCATGTGATTGACCTGCATGCCATTGCTGACGGCCTGGACCGATTCAACAAGAAGACTAAAATCGCCCAGATCACCGGTGGCTCCACCAGTGCTGTGGGAGGTGTTGCTACCATAACTGGCCTCATCTTGGCACCATTCACAATGGGAACCTCTCTGATTGTTACTGCAGTTGGCCTGGGTGTTGCCATGGCAGGTGGGCTTACCTCTGCGTCCGCTGGGATATCCAGTACTGTCAACAACTCAATGGATCGCAAGAAGGTGGAGCGCATTGTGGAAGACTACCAGACGAAGATGGCTGACCTTAACAAATGCATGAAGTTCATCAAGCAAGGCATTACAAACCTACGCAAGTTCAACCTGAATAAGATGAAGAAGCATGCCTATAATCGAGACTTCCCTTGTTTCGACAATATATATGAGGACGGCGCCATGGCGGGCAAAGCTATTCTAACTAACGCCAATGAGATTATGCGTGTAATGCAGATAGCCAATGTGGCGGGAACCACTGCAGCACGCGCTGTGCAGATCGCTAGTATATCCACAGGTGTTTTGACTGGGCTTTTTGTCGGGATGGACATCTACTTTGTGGCCAAGGACTCTCATGAGCTTAAAAATGGTGCAAAGTCAGAATTTGCTGCAAAAATCAGAGAGGTAGCAGACCAGCTACAGGAGGGCTTGGTGGAACTTAACTGCATCCGAAATGAGTTGCAGTTGACCACCACTCTGAAAGAAGAAAAACCTCTGTAA
- the cbln10 gene encoding cerebellin 10, translated as MLLFITVLTLNVWAIPADDLLTPNINILEELRKIKIMETRMESMEKELERLRTENTAQAKKLEEFHVTMNDRKIKMDEIMKQNEVSKVAFSVSLSSSNGPHSSLQTLMYKHIFLNTGDGYDANTGIFTAPMKGVYVFMVFSKAHGSQDKAVVAGLFKNGQHEISTYARQDGGFIGSSNGVSLLLEKGDKICVNLYPGYWIFDNEHHHSTFSGHLLFPM; from the exons ATGTTGCTTTTTATAACAGTTTTAACGCTCAATGTGTGGGCTATACCAGCAGATGATTTATTAACACCAAACATAAACATCCTCGAAGAACTGAGGAAGATAAAGATCATGGAAACAAGGATGGAATCTATGGAGAAGGAATTGGAGCGACTAAGAACGGAAAACACAG cacAAGCAAAGAAGCTGGAAGAGTTTCATGTTACAATGAATGACAGAAAGATCAAAATGGATGAAATAATGAAACAAAATGAAG tttcAAAAGTGGCTTTCTCCGTTTCTTTGTCCTCCTCTAATGGACCACACAGCAGTTTACAAACCCTGATGTACAAACACATCTTCCTCAACACTGGAGATGGCTATGATGCAAATACAG GAATCTTTACAGCACCCATGAAGGGAGTGTATGTCTTCATGGTTTTCTCTAAGGCCCATGGAAGTCAAGATAAAGCGGTTGTCGCAGGCTTGTTTAAGAACGGCCAGCATGAAATTTCTACATATGCACGTCAAGACGGTGGTTTTATCGGCTCTTCAAACGGAGTTTCTCTGCTGCTGGAAAAGGGGGATAAAATATGTGTAAATCTTTATCCTGGATATTGGATTTTTGACAATGAACACCATCACAGCACGTTTAGTGGACATCTGCTTTTCCCCATGTGA
- the LOC137089686 gene encoding cerebellin-2-like — MLMFITVFMLSVWAIPADDLLSPNINILEELGKMEARIKSMEKEMDRLRTENTERVKVAFSASLSAETDVKYIGPYAEATTLVYENAFTNIGNAYDINTGIFTAPIKGIYFFNFVVFNPYAMSTGVRLLKNGNFVISASDNPPGQDTEDTTCNSVTLLLEQGDRILLQLLENRRIYSDFWKRNTFSGHLLFTM; from the exons atgttaatgtttatAACAGTTTTCATGCTCAGTGTGTGGGCTATACCAGCAGATGATTTATTATCACCAAACATAAACATCCTCGAAGAACTGGGGAAGATGGAAGCAAGGATAAAATCTATGGAGAAGGAAATGGATCGACTACGAACCGAAAACACAG AAAGGGTGAAAGTAGCCTTTTCAGCCTCACTGTCAGCTGAAACGGACGTCAAATATATTGGCCCTTATGCAGAAGCAACCACTCTTGTGTATGAAAATGCATTTACTAACATTGGAAATGCTTATGACATCAATACAG GAATCTTCACTGCTCCAATAAAAGGAATTTATTTCTTCAACTTTGTGGTCTTCAATCCTTATGCCATGTCTACCGGTGTGAGACTGCTAAAGAATGGCAATTTTGTGATCTCAGCATCCGATAACCCTCCCGGGCAAGACACAGAAGACACTACGTGCAACTCTGTCACTCTTCTTTTGGAACAAGGGGACCGGATACTTCTTCAGCTCTTAGAGAACCGTCGTATCTACTCAGATTTTTGGAAACGAAACACTTTTAGTGGACACCTTCTTTTTACTATGTAA
- the apol1 gene encoding apolipoprotein L1 isoform X2, which yields MDREHCKIDDNCGEQSTAEGMEKTQEFLEPTNKPDVKQSKSMQDMGSGLDAESSVDVESQPTHRQGNSNEVLKKIPDTVAETPGEEENTKQQGQKKKPKNPFMPPAAAKKKTTQKKNENQYEGSGSDLAETKGHKKSLMEWLDDFRLSENEREDEEDLDGLMDWWNTVEQWEDMPKSDDMTEKEEAKAFAVTAEKVQKGIRVFNKLFSERAEGLWQHVIDLHAIADGLDRFNKKTKIAQITGGSTSAVGGVATITGLILAPFTMGTSLIVTAVGLGVAMAGGLTSASAGISSTVNNSMDRKKVERIVEDYQTKMADLNKCMKFIKQGITNLRKFNLNKMKKHAYNRDFPCFDNIYEDGAMAGKAILTNANEIMRVMQIANVAGTTAARAVQIASISTGVLTGLFVGMDIYFVAKDSHELKNGAKSEFAAKIREVADQLQEGLVELNCIRNELQLTTTLKEEKPL from the exons ATGGACAGAGAACATTGTAAAATCGATGACAACTGTGGCGAGCAGTCCACTGCTGAA ggcatggaaaaaacacaagaGTTCTTGGAGCCCACTAATAAACCTGACGTTAAACAGTCAAAATCCATGCAG GATATGGGTTCTGGTTTAGATGCAGAGTCatctgttgatgttgagagccAACCAACTCATAGGCAG GGCAATAGCAATGAGGTCCTCAAAAAGATTCCTGACACAGTGGCTGAGACACCTGGAGAAGAGGAAAATACAAAA CAACAAGGACAAAAGAAAAAACCCAAAAATCCATTTATGCCCCCGGCTGCAGCAAAG aaaaaaacaacGCAGAAGAAGAATGAAAACCAATATGAAGGCAGTGGCAGTGACCTTGCAGAG ACTAAAGGCCACAAGAAGTCCCTCATGGAATGGCTAGATGACTTCCGTTTAAGTGAAAATGAGAGGGAGGATGAGGAG GATCTTGATGGCCTCATGGATTGGTGGAACACTGTGGAAC AATGGGAGGACATGCCCAAAAGTGACGACATGACAGAGAAAGAGGAAGCCAA GGCTTTTGCTGTAACTGCTGAGAAGGTGCAAAAAGGCATACGCGTGTTTAATAAACTTTTCTCAGAGAGAGCTGAAGGACTTTGGCAGCATGTGATTGACCTGCATGCCATTGCTGACGGCCTGGACCGATTCAACAAGAAGACTAAAATCGCCCAGATCACCGGTGGCTCCACCAGTGCTGTGGGAGGTGTTGCTACCATAACTGGCCTCATCTTGGCACCATTCACAATGGGAACCTCTCTGATTGTTACTGCAGTTGGCCTGGGTGTTGCCATGGCAGGTGGGCTTACCTCTGCGTCCGCTGGGATATCCAGTACTGTCAACAACTCAATGGATCGCAAGAAGGTGGAGCGCATTGTGGAAGACTACCAGACGAAGATGGCTGACCTTAACAAATGCATGAAGTTCATCAAGCAAGGCATTACAAACCTACGCAAGTTCAACCTGAATAAGATGAAGAAGCATGCCTATAATCGAGACTTCCCTTGTTTCGACAATATATATGAGGACGGCGCCATGGCGGGCAAAGCTATTCTAACTAACGCCAATGAGATTATGCGTGTAATGCAGATAGCCAATGTGGCGGGAACCACTGCAGCACGCGCTGTGCAGATCGCTAGTATATCCACAGGTGTTTTGACTGGGCTTTTTGTCGGGATGGACATCTACTTTGTGGCCAAGGACTCTCATGAGCTTAAAAATGGTGCAAAGTCAGAATTTGCTGCAAAAATCAGAGAGGTAGCAGACCAGCTACAGGAGGGCTTGGTGGAACTTAACTGCATCCGAAATGAGTTGCAGTTGACCACCACTCTGAAAGAAGAAAAACCTCTGTAA